The proteins below come from a single Mycolicibacterium sp. TY81 genomic window:
- a CDS encoding septum formation family protein encodes MSVLSVKFWAPRRALLAALLCAQLIAGVVTVAAVGPSAGGATEADHTDAVFRSAHAGSCLTWQPEPPQRPAFVQCSSPHLFEVVNSVQGDGDQESCAVSGRRYLGPRYDPNGRFAYGLLRSVGAEGSGSHISLCGLQLPGPNGEQLPFRGLVAEQDQSRVWPPGTCLGADMKGGQTGLVPVDCAEPHSVEVVGPIDLGAHFHDGPPPSDADQEDVLRPACLTMAAAYLAPKTLSASALTVNHRPIGPASWSAGSHQVLCALAPRTPGPMTGSIKAPGGATAVPAPVAPRPVAQAPVTTATTVAPTSNTPTTAAAPVVAPSAEAVAPSSSSSSSSSSSSSAVTHTAEAPSPAVTDTTVPPAPPASPVDNPAHPPLAPPAEPAAPAEPAPPSHVLEIPGLAPITLPWAPPPL; translated from the coding sequence ATGAGTGTGCTATCGGTCAAGTTCTGGGCGCCACGCCGCGCTTTGCTAGCGGCTTTGCTGTGCGCCCAGCTGATCGCCGGCGTGGTCACCGTGGCCGCTGTCGGCCCGTCCGCCGGCGGCGCGACCGAAGCCGACCATACCGACGCCGTCTTCCGCAGCGCGCATGCCGGCAGCTGCCTGACCTGGCAACCGGAGCCGCCACAGCGCCCCGCCTTCGTCCAGTGCAGCAGCCCGCACCTGTTCGAGGTCGTCAACTCGGTCCAGGGCGACGGCGACCAGGAATCCTGCGCCGTGTCGGGCCGCCGGTACCTCGGACCGCGCTACGACCCCAACGGCCGGTTCGCGTACGGCCTGCTGCGCTCGGTGGGTGCCGAGGGTTCCGGATCACACATCTCCTTGTGCGGATTGCAGCTGCCCGGCCCGAATGGCGAGCAGCTGCCGTTCCGCGGGCTGGTCGCCGAGCAGGACCAGTCCCGGGTGTGGCCGCCGGGCACCTGCCTGGGCGCCGACATGAAGGGCGGTCAGACGGGCCTCGTACCCGTGGACTGCGCCGAGCCGCACTCGGTCGAGGTCGTCGGGCCCATCGACCTCGGCGCGCACTTCCACGACGGCCCGCCGCCCTCGGACGCCGACCAGGAGGATGTACTGCGGCCCGCCTGCCTCACGATGGCCGCCGCGTATCTGGCACCAAAGACCTTGTCCGCCAGCGCATTGACCGTCAACCACCGGCCCATCGGGCCGGCCAGCTGGTCCGCCGGCAGCCACCAGGTGCTCTGCGCGTTGGCACCACGGACACCCGGCCCGATGACCGGCAGCATCAAGGCCCCCGGCGGCGCGACCGCGGTACCGGCTCCGGTGGCCCCGCGCCCGGTGGCACAGGCGCCCGTCACCACCGCGACGACCGTCGCCCCGACGAGCAACACCCCGACCACCGCCGCGGCTCCGGTAGTCGCGCCGAGTGCCGAAGCGGTGGCGCCGTCGTCGTCTTCGTCGTCGTCCTCGTCGTCGTCCTCGTCGGCGGTGACCCATACCGCCGAGGCACCGAGTCCGGCGGTCACCGACACGACCGTGCCGCCGGCGCCGCCGGCCTCGCCCGTCGACAACCCGGCGCATCCGCCGCTGGCGCCCCCGGCCGAGCCGGCAGCTCCCGCCGAGCCGGCACCGCCGTCGCACGTGCTCGAGATCCCGGGCCTGGCCCCGATCACCCTGCCCTGGGCCCCGCCGCCGCTGTAA
- a CDS encoding acyl-CoA dehydrogenase produces the protein MGASALAITDDHNDLADSATGLLRRLGSRAAARATLEGGPSHPAGFWTAAADLGWQGLAIPEEFGGSGFGLPELAVVLEAQGRDLCPGPFLPTVAAAVVIDRCGTDELRAALLPGMADGSTVAALGLSGHVHSTAHTVFGESPTVLGAPDAALLVLVAGDDVVVVDAQATGVTVSPLDSTDTTRSIGSVTLDQAEAIAVIRDAATKAHTAFRILAAAEAVGISWAALEMAVEYAKVREQFGRTIGTFQAVKHHAANMLVAAELTTAAAWDAARADDLDDAWFGAAVAATQAIHSQVFNAENNIQLHGGIGFTWEHDAHLYLRRALTLSALTADGADPLADVVDGQRTGRAHGASFALPEEAAEYRTAARDAVATLRSLPEDEQRDFLVDSGYLVPHWPKPWGRDAGVLEQLAIEEEFRDVERPDLGITGWVTLTIAQAGTDDQRERWVYPVLRGEIMWCQLFSEPEAGSDAAAVRTSAKKVDGGWLVTGQKVWTSLAQYCQWGLATVRTDPDAPKHAGVTMMAIDMKAPGVTVNPLKGLTGNAHFNEVFFDEVFVPDADVIGDVNKGWLVARATLGNERLSIGGGSGAQSGFSADDLIALLDAAPPEQAAGLRDRAGAVIAEGHTLRLLNLRRISRAIAGTGPGPEGNVTKLVVAEQGQRQTELGMKLAGPAAVTGQTPTLTQAYLGYRAMTIAGGTSEITRNTIAERILGLPRDPLLK, from the coding sequence ATGGGTGCCTCTGCGCTGGCGATCACCGACGACCACAACGACCTCGCGGACTCGGCGACGGGACTGCTGCGGCGGCTCGGCAGCCGGGCCGCCGCCCGCGCCACGCTCGAGGGCGGACCGTCGCATCCGGCCGGTTTCTGGACAGCCGCCGCCGATCTGGGCTGGCAGGGCCTGGCCATCCCCGAGGAGTTCGGCGGGTCCGGGTTCGGGCTGCCCGAGCTGGCGGTCGTACTCGAGGCGCAAGGCCGCGACCTCTGTCCTGGGCCGTTCCTGCCGACCGTCGCCGCCGCCGTCGTCATCGACCGGTGCGGAACCGACGAACTGCGCGCCGCGCTGCTGCCCGGGATGGCCGATGGCAGCACCGTGGCCGCGCTGGGATTGTCGGGCCACGTTCACAGCACTGCCCACACCGTGTTCGGCGAGAGCCCGACGGTGCTCGGCGCCCCTGATGCCGCGCTGCTGGTCCTGGTCGCCGGTGACGACGTGGTGGTCGTCGACGCGCAGGCCACCGGCGTCACCGTCAGCCCTCTCGACAGCACGGACACCACGCGCAGCATCGGCTCGGTGACGCTGGACCAGGCCGAGGCGATCGCCGTCATCCGCGATGCGGCGACCAAGGCGCACACCGCTTTTCGCATCCTGGCCGCTGCCGAGGCCGTCGGGATCAGTTGGGCGGCACTGGAAATGGCCGTCGAATACGCCAAGGTGCGGGAGCAGTTCGGCCGCACCATCGGCACCTTCCAGGCCGTCAAGCACCACGCCGCCAACATGCTGGTGGCGGCCGAACTCACCACCGCCGCAGCGTGGGATGCGGCCCGCGCCGACGATCTGGACGACGCCTGGTTCGGCGCCGCGGTGGCCGCCACCCAGGCGATCCACAGCCAGGTCTTCAACGCCGAGAACAACATTCAGCTGCACGGCGGCATCGGCTTCACCTGGGAACACGACGCACACCTGTATCTGCGCCGTGCCCTCACGCTGTCCGCGCTGACCGCGGACGGCGCCGACCCGCTGGCCGATGTGGTCGACGGACAACGCACCGGCCGGGCCCACGGCGCGTCGTTCGCCCTCCCCGAGGAAGCGGCCGAATACCGCACCGCCGCCCGCGATGCCGTCGCCACGCTGCGGTCGCTGCCCGAGGACGAGCAGCGGGACTTCCTTGTCGATTCCGGCTATCTGGTGCCGCACTGGCCCAAGCCGTGGGGCCGGGACGCGGGCGTGCTGGAGCAGCTGGCCATCGAGGAGGAGTTCCGCGACGTCGAGCGGCCCGACCTCGGCATCACCGGCTGGGTGACGCTGACCATCGCCCAGGCCGGCACCGACGACCAGCGTGAGCGCTGGGTGTACCCGGTACTGCGCGGCGAGATCATGTGGTGCCAGCTGTTCTCCGAGCCCGAGGCCGGCTCGGACGCGGCCGCCGTGCGCACCAGCGCCAAGAAGGTCGACGGCGGCTGGCTGGTGACCGGCCAGAAGGTATGGACCAGCCTGGCCCAGTACTGCCAGTGGGGTCTGGCCACGGTGCGCACCGATCCCGATGCCCCCAAGCACGCCGGCGTCACGATGATGGCGATCGACATGAAGGCGCCCGGCGTGACCGTCAACCCCCTCAAGGGCCTGACCGGCAACGCCCACTTCAACGAGGTGTTCTTCGACGAGGTGTTCGTCCCGGACGCCGACGTCATCGGTGACGTCAACAAGGGCTGGCTGGTGGCGCGAGCCACGCTGGGGAACGAGCGCCTGTCGATCGGCGGCGGCTCCGGCGCGCAATCCGGCTTCAGTGCGGACGACCTGATCGCCCTGTTGGACGCGGCACCGCCGGAGCAGGCGGCCGGGCTCCGCGACCGCGCCGGCGCGGTGATCGCCGAGGGACACACCCTGCGGCTGCTGAATCTGCGACGGATCAGCCGAGCGATCGCCGGCACCGGTCCGGGACCCGAGGGCAATGTCACCAAACTGGTGGTCGCGGAACAGGGCCAGCGGCAGACGGAGCTGGGCATGAAGCTGGCCGGTCCCGCGGCCGTGACCGGGCAAACTCCCACACTCACCCAGGCCTACCTGGGCTACCGCGCCATGACCATCGCCGGCGGTACCTCGGAGATCACCCGGAACACCATCGCCGAACGCATTCTCGGACTGCCCCGCGACCCTTTGCTCAAGTAG
- a CDS encoding alpha/beta hydrolase yields MTARPNNDVHSPSLATRLRWFMAAKPSDHLLAMATAAASLPVIGKSLEPLGGATAMTLWGMRHVPSFWASTSKALFTPSVAEIRRAERDCTNEVVRAALTGVVPPAELDIEWPAPERTPPFWRAREHRRQVHRTSVRYGDSPSQLLDVWRADDLPAEPAPVLIYLPGGAWVHGSRLLQGYALMSHLAQQGWVCLSIDYRVAPNHRWPQHITDVKTAIAWARANIDKFGGDRNFIAISGGSAGGHLAALAGLTANDPELQTELPEGADTSVDAVVGIYGRYDWEDRSTKEREEFVDFLERVVVRRRIDKHPEIYRQASPIARVHRDAPPFLVIHGSGDSVIPVAQARDFVHELRAVSASTVSYIELPGAGHGFDMTDGARTGSMATAIGLFLDEVRRNQNQHCVEEVV; encoded by the coding sequence ATGACGGCTCGACCGAACAATGATGTTCACAGCCCTTCCTTGGCCACCCGGCTGCGCTGGTTCATGGCTGCCAAGCCCTCCGATCACCTGTTGGCGATGGCCACGGCCGCCGCGTCGCTGCCCGTGATCGGCAAGAGCCTCGAGCCGCTCGGCGGCGCCACTGCGATGACCCTCTGGGGCATGCGGCACGTGCCCAGCTTCTGGGCGTCCACGTCGAAGGCTCTGTTCACTCCCAGCGTTGCCGAGATCCGCCGCGCCGAGCGGGACTGCACCAACGAGGTCGTCCGGGCCGCGCTGACGGGCGTCGTGCCCCCGGCCGAACTCGACATCGAGTGGCCGGCGCCGGAGCGCACGCCGCCGTTCTGGCGGGCACGCGAACACCGGCGCCAGGTGCACCGCACCTCGGTGCGCTACGGCGACAGCCCGTCGCAGCTGCTGGATGTCTGGCGCGCCGACGACCTGCCCGCCGAGCCGGCCCCGGTTCTGATCTACCTGCCCGGCGGGGCCTGGGTGCACGGCAGCCGGCTGCTGCAGGGCTACGCCCTGATGAGCCATCTGGCCCAGCAGGGCTGGGTCTGTCTGTCCATCGACTACCGCGTGGCCCCGAATCACCGTTGGCCGCAACACATCACCGACGTCAAGACCGCGATCGCCTGGGCCCGGGCCAACATCGACAAGTTCGGCGGCGACCGCAATTTCATCGCGATCTCCGGCGGCTCGGCCGGTGGGCACCTCGCCGCGCTGGCCGGCCTGACCGCCAACGACCCCGAACTGCAGACCGAGCTGCCCGAGGGCGCCGACACCTCGGTCGACGCCGTCGTCGGTATCTACGGCCGATACGACTGGGAGGACCGGTCGACCAAGGAACGCGAGGAATTCGTCGACTTCCTGGAGCGCGTCGTGGTCCGGCGCCGCATCGACAAGCATCCCGAGATCTACCGGCAGGCTTCGCCGATCGCGCGCGTGCACCGCGACGCACCGCCGTTCCTGGTCATTCACGGCAGCGGCGACAGCGTCATTCCGGTGGCGCAGGCGCGGGACTTCGTACACGAGCTGCGCGCGGTGTCCGCTTCGACGGTCAGCTATATCGAATTGCCCGGTGCCGGACACGGTTTCGACATGACGGACGGTGCCCGCACGGGATCGATGGCCACTGCCATAGGGTTGTTCCTCGATGAGGTTCGCCGGAACCAGAACCAGCACTGCGTCGAAGAGGTCGTCTAG